From the genome of Victivallis lenta:
TCGAAGCGTGGACCTTCACGCCCGCATCGTCGAGCACGGCCTTGATCTCCCGCAGCTTCCGGCCGGCGGGACTGGAGGGGTCGAGGTCGTCTTCGGGGTGCTCCGGATCCCACGGCACAAGGTCGTCGTCGTGGTAGCTCGTCGCCTCGATGTAGCCCTCGCGTCCGGCCCAGGCGATGATCTTCGCAATCTCAAGCGAATCGAAGCGGGAGAGCACGGCGCCTCCGAACGGATCGCTCAACGGACTCCCCACACACCAGAACGGCATCGAACGGTACGAAACACAGCCTTGATTGAAATCCATCTTTTCTTTCCTCCCGGAATTTACATGGTGATTTACTGGAATATAGTCCGTTTTTCCGGGTTTTCCTTGAATTTTTCAACAAAAACGGGTATTATATCACCATGATGACGGAAAATTCGGAAAAAGCATTCGGGAGCAACTATTTCAACTCTCCGGAGCTGCCGGTCGCGGTCGCCGAAGTCAGCGCTTCCCCGCTGGCTCAACATGCGCACGACCTGACCGAACGGGACCATTTCCACGACTTCTCCGAACTCGTGCTGGTCACCGGCGGCAGCGGCTCCCAGATCGTCGACGGAATCGAATATCCGGTTGCGGCGGGGGATCTCTTTCTCATTCAGGGCCATTCGTGTCATCGTTTTACGGACCGCCGCACGGTCAGCCTGCTGAACGTCCAGTTCGACCCCGAACGCCTCGCGCTGCCGTACAGCCTCCTGCGGCGGATTCCGGGATACAACGTGATCTTCCACCTGGAACCGGCCACGCGCGGCAGCGCCGGCGGCGGAAACCGGCTCCGGCTTTCGGGCGGCTCCCTCGCCCGCGCCGAGCACCTGATCCGCGAACTCCGGCGCGAACTGGCGGAAGCCGCTCCGGGATATGAAGCCGCCTCGCTCGCTCTGCTGACCGGACTGATCGTGCACGTATCGCGCTGCCATGCAGGGCCGCCGGCCGCCAGGGGAGCCGCGCTCCTGCGGGTCGGGGAGGTCATCAGCCGGATCGAACGGGATTACGCCGAACCGCTCACCCTCTCCGGACTCGCCGCCGTGGCCGGAATGTCGCAGAACCACCTGCTGCGGCTCTTCCGGGCGGCCACCGGCAGCACGCCGATCGAACATCTCCTGAAAGTGCGCCTGCGCCGGGCCGCCGCCCTGCTGCGGAGCGGCACCCTCACGATCGGAGAAATCGCCGCCCGGTGCGGCTTCAACGACTCGAATTACTTCGCCAAAAAGTTCCGGGATCTCTACGGAGAAAGCCCCCGCAGCTACCGCAGGCGGGAGTGAGAAGCAGGCGGAATTTCCCTCATTCGCGCCACGGGAGCCCGGCAATGGCGGCGTACTGCTCTTCGAGGGCGGCGATCTCACGGCGCCAGAACGCGTCCGAGCCCCACTCCGGGTAACGGTCGCGGAAGTTGTAGTCGCTCCGCTGCTTTGCGCACCAGTCCAGGAAATAGATCATGCGCATGGCCCGCAGGAGCTCGATCTGCGCGAGGCTCCCGCGGTCGAAGCCGCGGATCGATTCGTAGCCGGCCAGCAGCTCCCGGAGCTCCGCTTCGCAGCTCCCGGCCGGACCCGGCAGCAGAAGCCAGAGGTCCTGCACCGGCGGACCCGTCAGCATATCGTCGAAGTCGATGAGCATAAGCCCCTCGCCGGGGCGCTCGAGAATGTTGCCCTTGTGGCAGTCGCCGTGCAGCCGGATCGCCCCGGAACGGTCGAACCGCCCGGAGAGAATGCGGAGCAGCCGCCGCAGCACCGACGAGAGCGCCGGCAGCACGCGCTCCGATGCGACGCCGCAGCTCAGCAGATGGGCGACTTCGTTCAGCGTATTGCCGCGCGGATCAAGTGCAATCCTATGCTTCGCCGCGCGGGCGGCCCCGACGGTATGGAGCCGGGCGATCAGCGAGCCGAGCCTCCGCCAGACCTGTGCGCCGGAGTCAGGCTCGAGCCCCCTGCCCCACCGCTTCGGGAAGGCGGCGAAAAACGTACCGTCCTCCGCCGTGCCGAGGGTGGAGCCGCCGGCCTGCCGCAGCGGCGCAATGACCGGGATTTCGGCCTCGCGCGCTTCGAGCGTGAACAGATGCTCCTCGAGCAGCGCCGCGCGGCTCCAGCGGCCGGGCCGGTAAAACTTGAAGATATACCGTTCCCGTTCCGCCGACTCCATCTCGTAAACCCGGTTGATGTAAGAGGGCAGCGGCATCAGCACGCCGGAAAACCGGCAGGAAAACGCCTTCTCCGCAGCGGAGAAGATCACATCGGGCGTCAGGGTCTCGAAGTTGCCGAATTCGGGCATGGTGCGCCTTTCCGGAAAAAATGTATCCCCACGGAAAAGAAAAAACGCGAGGCCGGATTGCTCCGCCCCGCGTCCTTCCGGATGGTTCGTCCGCTCAGAGTTCGACCGGCTTGGTCTTCGGCAGCCCGAGGACCTTCTCCTCCGGGATGCGGCCGTCGGCGCGGAGCACGTCGATGCGCTCGTAACGCTTCATGACATTGCGGACTTTGCGGATTTTTCCGCCGACGCGGAGACTCGGATGCTGGGACATATCATCACCTCATATTTTTAATTGTTCACACAAATCAGATTCTGTATAAAACCACCGTTGAAACCGGCAGAGGGAAGCAACTGCAACAACCATC
Proteins encoded in this window:
- a CDS encoding helix-turn-helix domain-containing protein; amino-acid sequence: MMTENSEKAFGSNYFNSPELPVAVAEVSASPLAQHAHDLTERDHFHDFSELVLVTGGSGSQIVDGIEYPVAAGDLFLIQGHSCHRFTDRRTVSLLNVQFDPERLALPYSLLRRIPGYNVIFHLEPATRGSAGGGNRLRLSGGSLARAEHLIRELRRELAEAAPGYEAASLALLTGLIVHVSRCHAGPPAARGAALLRVGEVISRIERDYAEPLTLSGLAAVAGMSQNHLLRLFRAATGSTPIEHLLKVRLRRAAALLRSGTLTIGEIAARCGFNDSNYFAKKFRDLYGESPRSYRRRE
- a CDS encoding serine/threonine protein kinase encodes the protein MPEFGNFETLTPDVIFSAAEKAFSCRFSGVLMPLPSYINRVYEMESAERERYIFKFYRPGRWSRAALLEEHLFTLEAREAEIPVIAPLRQAGGSTLGTAEDGTFFAAFPKRWGRGLEPDSGAQVWRRLGSLIARLHTVGAARAAKHRIALDPRGNTLNEVAHLLSCGVASERVLPALSSVLRRLLRILSGRFDRSGAIRLHGDCHKGNILERPGEGLMLIDFDDMLTGPPVQDLWLLLPGPAGSCEAELRELLAGYESIRGFDRGSLAQIELLRAMRMIYFLDWCAKQRSDYNFRDRYPEWGSDAFWRREIAALEEQYAAIAGLPWRE
- a CDS encoding small basic protein; the encoded protein is MSQHPSLRVGGKIRKVRNVMKRYERIDVLRADGRIPEEKVLGLPKTKPVEL